Proteins encoded within one genomic window of Misgurnus anguillicaudatus chromosome 18, ASM2758022v2, whole genome shotgun sequence:
- the batf gene encoding basic leucine zipper transcriptional factor ATF-like has protein sequence MAQGSDNNDTSYTKSPSPGNKQGSTDDVRKVMRREKNRIAAQKSRMRQTQKADSLHLESENLEKENAALRKEVKRLTEEAKYLSTVLSNHEPLCTGLSGASPEMLYGAHHGAFHQHISVPHYPL, from the exons ATGGCTCAGGGTTCTGACAATAACGACACCAGTTACACCAAATCTCCTTCACCAGGCAATAAACAG GGTTCTACGGACGACGTCAGAAAAGTGATGAGGAGAGAAAAGAACCGGATTGCGGCGCAAAAGAGCCGAATGAGACAGACTCAGAAAGCAGACAGTCTGCATCTG GAAAGTGAAAATTTGGAGAAAGAAAACGCGGCACTCAGGAAGGAAGTGAAGAGACTCACAGAAGAAGCAAAATATCTGTCCACCGTCCTCAGCAACCACGAGCCGCTGTGCACGGGCCTGAGCGGCGCGTCCCCGGAGATGCTGTACGGCGCGCATCACGGCGCGTTCCACCAGCACATCAGCGTGCCGCACTACCCTCTCTGA